The proteins below come from a single Felis catus isolate Fca126 chromosome A1, F.catus_Fca126_mat1.0, whole genome shotgun sequence genomic window:
- the GM2A gene encoding ganglioside GM2 activator isoform X2 has product MKLSSFSWDNCDEGKDPAVIKSLTLEPDPIAFPGNLTVSLEARTEVPLTSPQKVELTVEKEVAGFWAKVPCVEQIGSCTYEDFCQIIDTVIPPGEPCPEPLHTYGLPCHCPFKAGVYSLPESDFTLPQLEVPGWLSSGHYRIKTVLSSGGERLGCVKISASLKGK; this is encoded by the exons ATGAAG CTCAGTAGCTTTTCCTGGGATAACTGTGATGAGGGGAAGGACCCTGCCGTGATCAAAAGCCTGACTCTGGAACCTGACCCCATTGCCTTTCCTGGGAACTTGACTGTTAGCCTCGAGGCCCGGACTGAAGTCCCCCTCACTAGTCCTCAAAAG GTGGAGCTAACTGTGGAAAAAGAAGTGGCTGGCTTCTGGGCCAAAGTCCCATGTGTGGAACAAATTGGCAGCTGTACCTATGAAGACTTCTGCCAAATAATTGACACTGTAATTCCCCCTGGAGAGCCCTGCCCAGAGCCCCTGCACACCTATGGGCTTCCCTGCCACTGTCCCTTCAAAGCG GGCGTCTACTCACTGCCGGAGAGTGATTTCACCCTGCCCCAGCTGGAGGTGCCCGGCTGGCTTAGCTCTGGGCACTACCGCATCAAGACGGTCCTCAGCAGCGGTGGGGAGCGTCTGGGCTGTGTCAAGATCTCTGCCTCTCTGAAGGGCAAATAA
- the GM2A gene encoding ganglioside GM2 activator isoform X1, whose protein sequence is MSPQVQAPLLILLVLLLASPVAPEFLFLKQLSSFSWDNCDEGKDPAVIKSLTLEPDPIAFPGNLTVSLEARTEVPLTSPQKVELTVEKEVAGFWAKVPCVEQIGSCTYEDFCQIIDTVIPPGEPCPEPLHTYGLPCHCPFKAGVYSLPESDFTLPQLEVPGWLSSGHYRIKTVLSSGGERLGCVKISASLKGK, encoded by the exons ATGAGTCCCCAGGTACAGGCTCCGCTCCTGATCCTCTTGGTCCTGCTTCTCGCCAGCCCTGTGGCCCCTGAGTTCCTCTTCCTGAAACAG CTCAGTAGCTTTTCCTGGGATAACTGTGATGAGGGGAAGGACCCTGCCGTGATCAAAAGCCTGACTCTGGAACCTGACCCCATTGCCTTTCCTGGGAACTTGACTGTTAGCCTCGAGGCCCGGACTGAAGTCCCCCTCACTAGTCCTCAAAAG GTGGAGCTAACTGTGGAAAAAGAAGTGGCTGGCTTCTGGGCCAAAGTCCCATGTGTGGAACAAATTGGCAGCTGTACCTATGAAGACTTCTGCCAAATAATTGACACTGTAATTCCCCCTGGAGAGCCCTGCCCAGAGCCCCTGCACACCTATGGGCTTCCCTGCCACTGTCCCTTCAAAGCG GGCGTCTACTCACTGCCGGAGAGTGATTTCACCCTGCCCCAGCTGGAGGTGCCCGGCTGGCTTAGCTCTGGGCACTACCGCATCAAGACGGTCCTCAGCAGCGGTGGGGAGCGTCTGGGCTGTGTCAAGATCTCTGCCTCTCTGAAGGGCAAATAA
- the GM2A gene encoding ganglioside GM2 activator isoform X3: protein MLSSFSWDNCDEGKDPAVIKSLTLEPDPIAFPGNLTVSLEARTEVPLTSPQKVELTVEKEVAGFWAKVPCVEQIGSCTYEDFCQIIDTVIPPGEPCPEPLHTYGLPCHCPFKAGVYSLPESDFTLPQLEVPGWLSSGHYRIKTVLSSGGERLGCVKISASLKGK, encoded by the exons ATG CTCAGTAGCTTTTCCTGGGATAACTGTGATGAGGGGAAGGACCCTGCCGTGATCAAAAGCCTGACTCTGGAACCTGACCCCATTGCCTTTCCTGGGAACTTGACTGTTAGCCTCGAGGCCCGGACTGAAGTCCCCCTCACTAGTCCTCAAAAG GTGGAGCTAACTGTGGAAAAAGAAGTGGCTGGCTTCTGGGCCAAAGTCCCATGTGTGGAACAAATTGGCAGCTGTACCTATGAAGACTTCTGCCAAATAATTGACACTGTAATTCCCCCTGGAGAGCCCTGCCCAGAGCCCCTGCACACCTATGGGCTTCCCTGCCACTGTCCCTTCAAAGCG GGCGTCTACTCACTGCCGGAGAGTGATTTCACCCTGCCCCAGCTGGAGGTGCCCGGCTGGCTTAGCTCTGGGCACTACCGCATCAAGACGGTCCTCAGCAGCGGTGGGGAGCGTCTGGGCTGTGTCAAGATCTCTGCCTCTCTGAAGGGCAAATAA